The Arachis duranensis cultivar V14167 chromosome 2, aradu.V14167.gnm2.J7QH, whole genome shotgun sequence genome has a window encoding:
- the LOC107474949 gene encoding auxin response factor 9 (The sequence of the model RefSeq protein was modified relative to this genomic sequence to represent the inferred CDS: added 77 bases not found in genome assembly) — MMLNRGSNVSAEGGGDELYSQLWKACAGPLVDVPRVGERVFYFPQGHMEQLEASTNQELNQRIPLFKLPSKILCRVVNIHLLAEQETDEVYAQITLVPESNQADEPTSPDPSPAEPTRPTVHSFSKVLTASDTSTHGGFSVLRKHATECLPALDMSQPTPTQELVAKDLHGYEWRFKHIFRGQPRRHLLTTGWSTFVTSKRLVAGDTFVFLRGQNGELRVGVRRLARQQSNMPSSVISSQSMHLGVLATASHAVATQTLFVVYYKPRTSQFIISLNKYLDAVNNKFSVGMRFKMRFEGDDSTDTDKRFSGTIVGLEDISPHWENSKWRSLKVQWDEPAAVPRPDRVSPWEMEPYVAPALTSSVQPAVVKAKRPRPPSEHPDLDTQSAASVFWDSGLTQADMTQHSVMAESKRSDTTSVWHHKQIDMNSKSNSNLMSRNQTEGSWLSSPHSSCPSQLFQDTMDDSKSVSAWPAPNPHSSRLNNDHVHDQVDKENKAETATSCRLFGIDLIDHSRNSSAVEKAAAQAVNIHSFTSEGCVSRVSKTEAGQKFDASKTGKEKKQEQQQVLPKETQSKQICSRSRTKVQMQGVAVGRAVDLTMLDGYEHLIVELEELFDIKGQLQDRNKWEIVFTDDEGDMMLVGDDPWPEFCHMVRRIFICSSQDVKKMSTGSKLPISSIEEGTVISSETAET, encoded by the exons ATGATGTTGAATCGCGGGTCAAATGTTTCGGCCGAAG GGGGTGGAGATGAGCTGTATTCGCAGCTATGGAAGGCATGTGCGGGACCACTGGTGGACGTTCCTCGTGTTGGAGAGAGGGTCTTCTACTTCCCTCAGGGGCACATGGAACAA TTAGAGGCATCAACGAATCAGGAATTGAATCAGAGGATTCCGTTGTTCAAACTTCCCTCGAAGATCCTTTGTCGCGTCGTGAACATTCATTTGCTG GCTGAACAAGAAACTGATGAGGTTTATGCACAGATTACTTTGGTGCCGGAATCTAAT CAAGCTGATGAGCCTAC CCAGCACCCATGGCGGCTTTTCTGTTCTCAGGAAACATGCCACAGAATGCCTTCCTGCTTTG gaCATGTCCCAACCAACACCGACTCAGGAATTGGTTGCGAAGGATCTTCATGGTTATGAATGGCGCTTCAAGCATATATTTCGAG GTCAACCACGCAGACACTTGCTCACAACAGGGTGGAGTACTTTTGTGACTTCCAAAAGATTGGTTGCTGGAGACACCTTTGTATTCTTGAG AGGGCAGAATGGGGAATTGCGCGTAGGAGTGCGCCGTCTTGCTCGTCAGCAGAGTAACATGCCATCATCTGTAATTTCCAGTCAGAGCATGCACCTCGGTGTGCTTGCTACTGCCTCTCATGCTGTTGCTACTCAGACACTTTTCGTAGTTTATTACAAGCCACG cACGAGCCAGTTCATCATCAGCCTCAACAAGTATTTGGATGCTGTCAACAACAAATTTAGTGTTGGGATGAGGTTTAAGATGAGGTTCGAAGGGGATGATTCCACAGACACTGATAAAAG ATTTTCGGGTACCATTGTTGGATTGGAAGATATATCTCCTCATTGGGAAAATTCTAAGTGGCGATCACTTAAG GTTCAATGGGATGAACCTGCAGCTGTTCCAAGACCTGATAGGGTTTCCCCATGGGAGATGGAACCCTACGTGGCTCCTGCTCTTACATCCTCAGTTCAACCTGCTGTTGTAAAGGCCAAAAGGCCTCGACCACCAAGTGAACATCCCGATCTCG ATACCCAATCGGCTGCCTCAGTTTTCTGGGATTCAGGTCTAACACAGGCTGATATGACACAGCATAGTGTGATGGCCGAAAGTAAAAGGAGTGATACTACCAGCGTGTGGCATCATAAGCAGATCGATATGAATAGTAAAAGCAACAGCAATCTGATGTCAAGGAATCAGACAGAAGGAAGTTGGCTATCTTCCCCCCATTCTTCTTGTCCTTCGCAATTATTTCAGGACACAATGGATGACAGCAAGAGCGTCTCAGCTTGGCCTGCTCCAAATCCACACTCGTCTAGATTGAACAATGATCATGTGCATGATCAGGTTGACAAGGAAAACAAAGCTGAGACTGCTACGAGTTGTCGACTTTTTGGCATTGACCTTATTGATCATTCCCGGAACTCGTCTGCTGTAGAGAAGGCGGCTGCACAGGCGGTAAACATTCACAGTTTCACCTCTGAAGGCTGTGTGAGCAGAGTTTCCAAAACCGAGGCAGGTCAAAAGTTTGATGCCTCGAAGACTGGTAAGGAGAAGAAACAAGAGCAGCAGCAAGTATTGCCAAAAGAGACTCAGAGCAAGCAAATATGTAGCAGAAGTCGCACCAAG GTTCAAATGCAGGGTGTCGCAGTAGGTCGTGCCGTGGATCTGACTATGTTGGATGGCTATGAGCATCTTATTGTTGAATTGGAGGAGTTGTTCGACATAAAAGGGCAGCTTCAAGACAGGAATAAGTGGGAAATTGTCTTCACTGATGATGAGGGAGATATGATGCTGGTGGGAGACGATCCATGGCC TGAATTCTGCCACATGGTTAGGAGAATTTTTATCTGTTCCAGTCAAGATGTGAAGAAGATGAGCACAGGAAGCAAACTACCAATCTCTTCAATCGAAGAAGGCACTGTAATAAGTTCAGAAACTGCTGAAACATga